From the Toxoplasma gondii ME49 chromosome VIIa, whole genome shotgun sequence genome, one window contains:
- a CDS encoding ubiquitin conjugating enzyme E2, putative (encoded by transcript TGME49_280440): MAARNRLLIELREAQRMNDSQVRLIPNHDNLYEWVAVIVGPKESPYQNGKWKLRLICPPTYPLSPPTVTFLTKCFHPNVDFRTGAVCLNILRDGSWTPAWNLHYVCLAICALMDIPNADSPLNCDAGNLIRSGDLRGFRSMARMYTIEYASAEITLE; encoded by the exons ATGGCGGCGCGCAATCGGCTGCTCATCGAACTTCGCGAGGCCCAACGGATGAACGACTCTCAAGTCCGCCTCATCCCAAA cCACGACAACCTCTACGAGTGGGTAGCTGTGATCGTCGGACCGAAGGAGTCACCCTACCAG aacGGCAAGTGGAAGCTCCGTCTCATATGCCCGCCGACGTatcctctctcgccgcctaCAGTGACTTTTCTGACCAAGTGCTTCCACCCAAATGTGGACTTCCGAACGG GTGCAGTTTGTCTCAACATTCTTCGAGACGGAAGCTGGACTCCAGCGTGGAACCTCCACTACGTTTGTCTCGCGATCTGTGCTCTCATGGATATTCCGAACGCCGATAGCCCGCTCAACTGCGACGCAG GAAATCTGATACGATCGGGCGATTTGCGAGGCTTCCGTTCGATGGCGCGGATGTACACAATCGAATATGCGAGCGCCGAAATCACACTTGAATAG
- a CDS encoding hypothetical protein (encoded by transcript TGME49_280435), protein MDRCPHQLVLPNGKKMLVWQRGDGRAPTVIQHRMGKDDLLVLVIIGANPSTLLQQLPGEKAAQVMRQYLLPMFEVHRIRQEEIERHERLGTSTTRKEPKLEVPTSTPRAASPVSPGKTAVLAEMQLSDSLLSELQVAKEGNAVLRQRLTVSETACKELYEKLEAATSSLAKLKVELEQTKQKTESDCASLRWQLQQLEALIGQHQEEQSRLSQTVTELRQTNEELSRKLTVTRNTASLLQHEHEVLTEQVRGLSAVTKDLPTVKSLQDALLFEEIEEEICILSDFIWSRSTAFQSVSKAHIDDIQKFSANLQNECAKLANERTRLLDIKKDLTLQRDRLAAETNRLRRELEETRLQVSKESAQQSEEIENLKKEREEMDKQMKELREDRDKLKQRIARFRARRKMFEAQQRTCKNCGKDYEETENYNWSCRTHHSEYGGEMWWCCGKLGKNAPGCRFSKHESKDDDDELDAEEKMEREAASHCPKDPNPRAGGADVNGKEELRRLEILGNQERSQQRRQSGLDMAVELADKFGYEGLREPLDDEDIFMVGGIIGWI, encoded by the exons ATGGACCGTTGCCCCCACCAGCTGGTCCTCCCCAATGGCAAAAAGATGTTAGTGTGGCAGAGAGGGGACGGCCGAGCGCCGACCGTTATTCAACATCGG ATGGGCAAAGATGACCTTCTTGTATTAGTAATTATTGGTGCTAACCCATCGACCTTGTTGCAGCAATTgcctggagagaaagcggctCAGGTCATGCGGCAGTACTTGCTTCCCATGTTCGAAGTGCACCGGATACGTCAAGAAGAAATCGAGCGCCATGAAAGACTTGGAACGTCTACCACACGGAAG GAACCCAAGCTAGAAGTGCCGACATCTACACCGCGGGCAGCCTCTCCAGTGAGCCCGGGAAAAACAGCAGTGCTGGCGGAAATGCAGTTGAGTGACTCGCTCCTGAGTGAGCTGCAGGTAGCAAAAGAGGGAAATGCGGTTTTGAGGCAGCGCCTCACGGTCTCGGAAACGGCATGCAAAGAGCTCTACGAGAAACTGGAAGCTGCGACGTCTTCTCTAGCAAAACTGAAAGTCGAACTGGAGCAAACTAAGCAAAAG ACTGAGAGTGACTGTGCTTCCCTAAGGTGGCAACTACAGCAACTAGAAGCGCTGATCGGACAGCACCAGGAGGAACAGAGCCGCCTCTCTCAGACTGTCACGGAGCTCCGACAAACGAATGAGGAATTGAGCAGAAAACTCACCGTCACACGAAATACCGCATCTCTCCTGCAGCACGAACACGAGGTCCTCACAGAGCAG GTCAGAGGCCTCTCTGCTGTTACGAAAGACCTACCCACTGTAAAGAGCTTGCAAGACGCTCTCCTGTTCGAGGAA ATTGAAGAAGAAATTTGTATTCTCTCTGATTTCATTTGGTCCCGGTCAACTGCATTTCAGTCAGTTTCGAAGGCGCATATCGATGACATCCAGAAGTTCTCAGCAAACCTGCAGAACGAGTGCGCCAAGCTGGCTAACGAGCGGACTCGACTGCTTGACATCAAGAAGGACTTGACACTTCAACGGGACCGTCTGGCT GCAGAGACGAACCGGTTGAGGAGGGAGCTGGAGGAGACTCGCCTGCAAGTTTCCAAAGAGAGCGCGCAGCAGTCGGAGGAAATAGAGAATCTTAAAAAGGAACGTGAAGAGATGGACAAGCAGATGAAAGAGCTACGGGAGGATCGTGATAAGCTGAAGCAGCGAATAGCGCGATTCAG AGCGCGCCGAAAGATGTTCGAAGCCCAGCAGCGGACGTGCAAAAACTGTGGTAAAGACTACGAGGAAACCGAGAATTACAATTGGAGTTGCCGGACTCATCACTCAGAGTATGGAGGCGAAATGTGGTGGTGCTGCGGAAAACTGGGGAAGAATGCTCCCGGATGTCGATTCAGCAAGCACGAATCCAAAGACGATGATGATGAGCTTgatgcagaggagaagatggagagagaagca GCGAGTCATTGTCCGAAGGATCCGAATCCTCGGGCTGGTGGTGCCGACGTGAACGGGAAAGAGGAACTTCGTCGGTTAGAGATTCTTGGCAATCAAGAGAGATCTCAGCAAAGACGTCAG TCAGGATTGGACATGGCCGTAGAGCTCGCCGACAAGTTCGGTTACGAAGGACTGAGAGAGCCCCTTGATGACGAAGATATATTCATGGTAGGGGGAATCATAGGGTGGATATAA
- a CDS encoding hypothetical protein (encoded by transcript TGME49_280430~Signal peptide predicted by SignalP 2.0 HMM (probability 0.971) with cleavage site probability 0.482 at residue 63~Predicted trans-membrane domain (TMHMM2.0):6-26), with translation MMALSQFCLFLLTRVLAFSPRSCQPLFPRFETAFFTMSLRTRIAALFLFLALSSAFCPFSVLGQKTEDVDQKEEGFEIASTKAHEEAEEAQISITRPGGSSSIWDNPPESHRDLWRWCTTQPSLIEDFDILLDPYPLRPGRNFNLHLRGILKEALPDLQLRTLIVLSRFIRISHTRNLCAENPGLCPLQPGYQELTITYAIPPVIPGPITVDATMIVGSKEIACARMGPLQISASGLGF, from the exons ATGATGGCATTGTCACAattctgtcttttcctcttgaCGCGTGTTTTGGCCTTCTCTCCGAGATCTTGTCAACCATTGTTCCCGCGTTTTGAAACGGCATTTTTCACCATGTCACTCCGTACTCGTATTGCAGCtttgttcctctttcttgcgctctcttctgctttttgtcctttctctgttcttggccaaaaaacagaggacgTCGATCAAAAAGAAGAGGGCTTTGAGATCGCGTCAACAAAGGCTCAtgaggaagctgaagaggcaCAGATTTCCATTACGAGACCGGGCGGCTCTTCGTCTATTTGGGATAACCCGCCTGAATCTCATCGGGATCTCTGGAGGTGGTGCACTACTCAGCCGTCTCTGATAGAG GACTTCGATATCTTGCTCGACCCATATCCACTTCGCCCGGGTAGAAATTTCAATTTGCATTTAAGAGGCATCCTCAAGGAGGCGCTTCCAGACCTGCAGCTGCGGACTCTCATTGTCCTAAGCCGTTTTATTAGAATCTCACACACGAGAAATCTCTGCGCTGAGAATCCTGgtctctgtcctctgcaGCCCGGCTACCAGGAGCTAACCATCACAT ATGCGATCCCTCCCGTGATCCCTGGGCCTATCACCGTCGATGCGACC ATGATAGTTGGATCGAAAGAGATTGCCTGCGCACGAATGGGACCTCTTCAAATCTCCGCCTCTGGTTTGGGTTTCTAA